A genome region from bacterium includes the following:
- a CDS encoding deoxyguanosinetriphosphate triphosphohydrolase has protein sequence MEDWRKETDRREHTLLAPYAAISSESLGRVHPEQEHPMRTAFQRDRDRIIHTTAFRRLEYKTQVFVNHVGDHYRTRLTHTVEVSQIARSIARALRLNEDLAEAVALAHDLGHPPFGHAGEKVLNDLMAAHGGFEHNLQALRIVEYLERRYPAFSGLNPTWETREGIIKYLSRYGGPMPGGLTNDIAPGLEAQVVDAADEIAYNNHDLDDGLSSNLFTWQDAKQTSLWREHYESSQAAFPDATERILRHEAIRRIINAQVGDFVIATQARIDALELQNISDVRARGHGVAAFSDGMGSRNRELKNFLMERMYRNPQVIHLEDEARHVLTDLFESYVNDPSRMPVHVAQRREKDGRHRMVCDYIAGMTDRFALQQHEKLFGPKAQVLIRPGGFPREEGG, from the coding sequence CGGAAGGAAACCGATCGAAGAGAGCACACGCTGCTCGCCCCCTATGCCGCCATCAGCAGCGAATCTCTGGGGCGGGTCCACCCCGAGCAGGAACATCCGATGCGCACCGCTTTTCAGCGGGACCGCGACCGGATCATCCACACGACGGCGTTCCGCCGCCTCGAGTACAAAACGCAGGTCTTTGTAAACCACGTCGGCGATCACTACCGCACCCGGCTGACCCATACGGTCGAGGTGAGCCAGATCGCGCGCTCCATCGCCCGGGCGCTCCGCCTGAACGAGGATCTGGCGGAAGCGGTGGCGTTGGCCCACGATCTGGGACATCCCCCCTTTGGCCATGCGGGCGAGAAGGTGCTCAACGATCTGATGGCGGCGCATGGGGGGTTTGAGCACAATCTTCAGGCCCTGCGGATCGTGGAATATCTCGAGCGCCGCTATCCAGCTTTCTCCGGCCTGAACCCGACTTGGGAAACGCGGGAGGGAATTATCAAGTACCTCAGCCGCTACGGGGGTCCGATGCCCGGAGGACTCACGAACGATATCGCACCGGGACTCGAGGCGCAGGTCGTCGATGCGGCGGATGAAATCGCCTACAACAATCACGATCTGGACGACGGGTTGTCCTCGAATCTGTTCACCTGGCAGGACGCAAAACAGACTTCGCTCTGGCGCGAGCATTACGAGAGCTCACAGGCGGCATTCCCGGACGCAACGGAACGAATCCTGCGGCATGAGGCTATCCGGCGCATCATCAACGCCCAGGTGGGGGACTTCGTCATCGCCACGCAAGCGCGAATTGACGCCCTGGAGCTGCAGAACATCTCCGATGTCCGCGCGCGGGGCCACGGCGTCGCCGCGTTCAGCGATGGGATGGGAAGCCGCAACCGGGAACTGAAGAATTTTTTGATGGAGCGAATGTACCGGAACCCGCAGGTCATTCATCTGGAAGATGAAGCGCGCCACGTCCTGACGGACCTCTTCGAGAGTTATGTGAACGATCCGTCCCGCATGCCTGTTCATGTGGCCCAGCGGCGGGAGAAGGACGGAAGGCACCGGATGGTGTGCGACTATATCGCCGGAATGACAGACCGCTTCGCGCTGCAGCAGCACGAGAAA